The region ATGTCTCTGGTGTAGAAGATGTATTTCACTCCCAGTGAATCGTGCGTAATATCACTTAAACCTGACAATAGATCGATATATCGCAATCAATCCTTGACTCGTACTCTGTTGACTTTACAACAGCATCGGTGTTTTCCTCTTTGGCTCATATCATGATTGGCTCTAGATACGAGCGACTAGATTTTGTCGATCTTACACTCAGTCACTCAGTCAGTCAGCCGGAGGAGTTGGTTCTCATTTATTATGCGAGGCTTCGACGTTCAAATTCCGCTGTAATAAGATCTGCTTATTAACGGCATGAAaaagagagatggagagagaggagataGATTGAAAAAGGAAGAGAGAAAGAAGCGTTATAACACGAAGTATTTGCTTTCAATGTTGTCTGATTTTGTTTGGTCAGATATTCCACAAGATGAAATACGTCCAACGACAACGCGAGGGGACATTGTGCAGACGATTATGACCAGCACGATATTACCTATAAAACCCGAAGACCAGGAACTGGAAGAATTAAATTCACCATCTTTCGGCATAGGTAGATCTTAATTAGATTTTACCTGTAAATTCTATGATTGCATTTGGGACTGAAGTGTTGTGATGAAACACAGTTTGTATCCCCTCCCTAAAAAACTAATGAATGTCACCTCCCTTTAACTCAAGTGATTgtgatgttttcttttttaatctgTTGTGTTGcatgttttgatgttttagcACATTAAACACTGACTTTATAGTGAATcccattagaaaaaaattgtaaataatattagaaaaaatagaaTTCTTTGAACTTATACTAGGTAGTTGTAGCTATGCAAAAATattgcagtaaaatattttgctGCAAAACCATTTCTACTAAATGTTGAAGATCCATTCTATGTTAGTCTATTGTTTTACATCCAGTTTTAGGTATAGAACATTTCTCTATTAGATAGATATCTactgaaattgaagaaaaccTGACTTAAGCTAAGAATTATACAATCCTaagaaccattttcaaaacttcttTAAAACGGTTCATAGAATTGAGTAACTAGTTGtatacagttgaaatgataatctACTGAAATGTTACAATCATATTTCAAGATAGCCTATGTTCctgaaatttcattgcagtCCATCTAGATCCATTCTAAACAATCTCAACAGAAAGATCTTTGAATTTACTAATGATGTTAGTTTTTACTAATGATGTTTTACTAATTTACTAAGATAATTTTTCCTTGATATTTTAGGAATAATAGTTGGAGTTGTGGCATCACTGGCATTACTACTAGTTATAGCCGTTTTAGCCATTGTTTTTTACAGAAGGTAAAGTCCTCCCCACAGTTTGTctgtcattattattattcattcaCAGATGGCAGCTCTAACTAGAGCGCGTACTTCATAGAAAAAACTGCTTTCATTATCTGTCTTGACCAAGACGGAGTGTTCAAATAGTGTGTACCGGTACCCCAAAGTCTCTTTTTATGACCTCCTCCCCAGTACCACCTTTGTACCAGATTTCATTCCCCCCTTCTTGGGTACGTACCATGCAATTTATATTTATGGAATTACACATTCAACCAATTCTTATTTGAGTGTAGTGCAATCCCCCaaggaaaatatgttatttctTCCTGCTACCCCCAAAAGTATACTGGGGTccatattttttgaatactCCAAAGGCTCTTACAAAAGAACATTTTAAGATCTTTGTCcgttttctgtttttgttccagatacaaatatagatttaacaaACCAGCGACGCCATATTATGTGAATGAAAGCGCGGCCAATCAGAAAACTTTACTCCCCGACGACAGCACGCCTTTGAATCCGGTGCCTCCTGACGAAATCGACAAGGGTCGAACGATCGTCATGGAAATACAGGGCGATCGTATAACGAAACTTTACCCGGGAACGGGCAGAAACTCGAATACATTAACGGATCCGCCGGATAAACCGGTGCGTCTGGTGACTTTAAAAAATCAGGACGACAGCGTGATATACGCGAAGCCGGAGATGAACTTACAGCGATCGAGTTTACCGGGCGGGGTGAGTTTACCGCCGGGCATGTACGACGACGGGTACATCACGGACGCGCTTTCGCTGAATCAACGGCAGAACGATCCTCGCGTGCAGCGGGACTCGCACCACGATTATGCGACTATCGAAGATGCTCATCCATACGCCGTCAGCGATATCACGCATTGTCACAACTGTCAAACCATTCCGCGTAATTTCCCGTGTAATCCGGCATCGGCCGATCCGAACCGACAAAGTCGCAAATATTACGACTACGACCAAGCGTTTTCTACGATGGGCCATTGTAGTAAATCACCCCCGCCGCCGCCGGGTCCACCTGGCGCTGGTAATTCGTACTATTCCCCGGTGGGAAGTGCGCCCAGTAATAATCGCTCGAATAACGGGGATTTTTCTACATTCCTTCAACGTCAGCAGAGACATTCGAACGCTGGCGCCGAGTTGAGCGgtgatatttttgaaacgaACGGACGTCAAACGCATAAATGTCAAGTGTAAGATTAAAGCTTTTGTGTTGATTACGCATTAAAACTGCTTGGCTTCATTCAGGTATTTATAAGATGTGGAAATAACCACTGATTCGATTCTCATTGTCCGAGTAAGAATGCAAGGTttccggatccagttccgcagttgtgagttaagttaATATCGGTTCATGCTCagtgagttaactccgagtcaaattgaaactcagaactgttgaactggttCCCGGATTTGGGATTGTGAAAGTGATGAGTGAAAATTACTGCCGAAATAGATGATAATGTCTTCTGTCCTTTGAATGTCAAATGGTGAATGTAATTAAAGTAATGTGACTGTTTTTGGTGATGTATTCAAAGTAATTTTACTGTTCCTGGTGAAATGTACGAATGAATGTAACGGTGATGAACActagaaataacattttctGTAATGTAAGATCTGTAATCGAAGATGGAATGATTGCCTCTTACTGAGGCACTAGGACTGGTTCGATCCTGTGTAATTTATCATGGTTTTGGATAACGAATCTCTTGCTGAGTAAGATACAGGTCCCAGTTGCaaattggtcttaaatcttaaaactggTGTTGTTGTTTAATTATACACCTGATATGGTCTTTGGCTGGTCTTTAATCCAAAtgtgactgtgcaactggcccctgataaGGCATTTTATGTCGGTGCATAATGGTAATAATTTCGTTGGTGTTATTGTTGTTAAATtgtcactgaaaattgattgctCTTGGTGTAGAAATTGTAtaaagatttcattgaaaacattcCACATAATCGAAACATAAAGCACGTTGTTAGAAAATTTGACGCCTGGCAGAAATTTAGGCGGAGGCATAATTTATTTAAAAGCTGATAATTTTTTGGCTTATAATTGTTTGATCACTCATTATCGCTGTATTTATGAATAGCATGAATTCTTTATTCTTTTACCTAAGGTAGAGCTCTGTAAATTGATGTAAGAGAAACAAGTTTCAATTGGAAATGATGAAAACATTTCtggttttgattgaaattatttGCGTGTGTTTCCGATGTTCAAATGGCTGAATGTTACACGAGAAATAAAACTGTAAAATAGCATTTTGGTAATATTTTCGTGTTTGACTTCTTTTCCTGTATTGTTAGACAGACAGGCTTCAAATCTGGCACATTGGCGTTTGCTGTTTTTCTCTACTGATTCAAATAACAGTGAATAACAATGTTAAGCCATAAAGCTCCGCTCAGGTCACCCCCTACAACTGGACAGAAGCAGAAATAACTGTATTGCAAGTTTGGCATATAAACCGGCTGCTAGTGACCAGAAAATGACAAGTCACTTCAAGTTGCATTGTGTATCATCCAGTCCACACAGAATCGGTATCCTGTGCTCAAAACCTGGGAGATCCGATCCTTGTTCAGCATCCAGTATACCTGAGCCTAGGGCACACCTCATTTCCCCCTAGACTCTTCAGAATAAGCAGTATCAATTCAGAATCGAACCCGGGAAGCCCTGATTTTAAAGATCCTCAAATTATAGACCGCCATCTATTAGAATTTTTCGGAACTGAGTAAATTCTCTATCAGCTCCTAGTACCTTGTTCGAAAATGTCCAATATCATAGGTTGCCATCTAACGGAATTTGGTTGAATCCTTAAGAAATTCGAAATGCACGCACTCCCACAGACTGATGATATAATTGGCAGCAAAGTTTCAATCCTGATGTTGGAATTTAGATTAATCTCAGAATCTGTCAGACAAATAAATGTAGCAGCAtatagcagcgataacgggtttctacATCGCCTTTGCATTCGAACTGAAAAATCACTAAACCTCATATGCTGGCATCGTGATATTCGTTGAAATTGTCTTTCAGAGCGATGCGACTGGTTTTCAGTGATGGCTTTTTGCATTAATATTCTTTTCTCGTTTTAGTGATTCAATTACTTTGATTATACAAATTTACGCGATGAAACTAAATTTATTTCGTTGACTTGGAAATGCGGGTCATATCTACGGGTATTGAATGTCATTTTGACTGATTTCCTGATGTTGGTGATGGTGCAACACATCCGAGTCGAACAAACAAGACAAATgacgttttaataattttcatcagcatgtttgattaacttaaggaAATAAAGGATATGATATGAATGATATACATCAGATTTAATGCAAATCAGTATTGGATGTTTATGGTGCCGTTTAAGACCGTGTTCCAAAAGAACGGCTCATCTGAAAATTCTAGGACATTACAGTCGATGATGCCAATTTTTACAAACAAGAAAAAGTAGATTGAAAATGACTGTCACGTGACtagttttgaaaaatcaactgACACTTTTTGAAAGACAAAAGACTGATATTCAAACTTACAAACTTGATATTCAAACAGTAGTAGACttgataaaaacccactatctaagTTTGTAAGTTTGAATATCAGTCAGTGTCTTTCTATTTGTCTATATCTAAAATAGCAACTttccatttcttttttttccatttcacgTAGAGAGAAAGATTGAGATTATATGCGTTGATGATAAATCTTCCCTGGCGATCGAGGCACGCTGGTAAATCGATCTACCTTCTCGACGTCCAAAATGCGGCAGAAGCTACATCTAACGATCGAAAACTCCCCCTTTCTCCTTCTCGTTCCGGCAAGAGAGCTATAGCGTCATTTTCGAACTCTGCTTTTGAAATACCGGTAACCTATCGCATATCATTTGGAGAAATGAAATAGTTTCACCGGTTTGAAGTGAAATTCTGGCCGTTTTTAACATGAAGCCTTTGAACACCAATCACTTTTTTCATGCGCACTGTAAATGAATACAGTCTGGTGAGTGACGCCGACCCAACCCCTTCACAAGGCTGAAGAATCTACTCGATGAGACACTGACTGATCTATCATAGCCGCAGTGATCAGTATCTTGAAATGTGCTCTTTTCAAAATGCCAATAAATGTATGTTCCAAAGATCTGGACCAGCGGTCAAAAGTTGCGGGTTCCCGATGGTGAGTTGATGGCATGATAGCAATCTGTTTTGAAATTGCATGCaccagttaactctaaccaataaTCTGGCCCCAGATCTTATTCCATTTGCAAGCAAATTTAGTTAGAGGGCATGTCTGACAAAATTGCTTCATTTTGTTCCAACTGTTCAATTTACTGGAAATTGTTGGCCcgaatacattttagaaagTGTATCCAAAATTTTTTTAGGACTTTGAAGTGCGCTTCAAATTTGAGGGCCCTGGATCCACCCTTGGCATGCTAACTACTGAAAAGGAAAAAAAGATGTCGACTGAGTCCCTTTCGTCCCCGTACGTGCGGGCCGCCGCCGAGTAAATTTCAGAAGTGTCTGTTTCGGTAAATAGTTGTATTAATGGCGGCTTTAAGTGGTCGCCATTTTGTATGAAGGAGTGAATGAACATATTTGAAGTTACTTCAAAAATGCTTTAAAAATGCGTTATCTTGATCTAATATTGAACAAAAATACcttgattatatttttcaaatttaatcatcaacttgaaacatttttaacGTGAAAATATTTGTCAGGATTTAGTTATTCAGTGCGGGATGATATTGGCTGGAGGATGACGTCATGGGGGTAAGTGCTGAAATTACTGAAAATTTGACGATAATTTCCGCAATTAAAACCGACTTATATCGATTTGAGAATTAGAAATTTACGAGGAGGATCGAAAGGAATATTTTCAATCTGACGTTAATCCGATAAAACGCCCTTTAATCCATCATCAATGTGAcattaatgcgcatgcgtctACCATAGATCGAAAGATGTGAAGAATTTTCAGGATTTCCACTGAATTTACTGTAAATTGCTGTTATTTACTGTATTTGCTCTGTGtatgtttatttctatatctcaTTAGTGTTCTTCTCATTAATATTGTCTGATACATGAATCTGTGATATTAATTGGTCATTTCATATAGAATTTTGAAGGTGATTTGTAGGCCTGTTTTGTCCTTTCCACTCTATTCTTACTTCCAAACTGATGACAGTGTCAGTGACAGTTAGGATTCACAACATGATAACCATGATAACATTCAGTTAGAACACATATAGACAAATAGATCCTGGTAGTAGGCCTTCTGTTTAGTAAGGGGATTGGTTTAGTCAATAACCTGACTGGGGTTAGGTTTACAGCCAGTGACCTGACTGTGTGGTTAAGTttatagtcagtaacctgacttgTTTGGTTTAATCAGTTACTGGACTGCTGCAGTCCAGTCAGTAACTAGACTGCCCCTTGTTGGTTTTAGTCAGTATCCAGCCTATGTTATAGATTAGTCGGTAACCTGACTACGGTATGTTTTTcgtttagtcaataactggactgcagtttggtttagtcagtaactagACTGCGATTAGATTAGTCAGTATCCCGACTATGTTTTGGTTTAGTAAAAAACTGGACTATGCTTTGGTTTAGTCAATAACCAGACTGCCGCTTGGTTTAGTCAGTCATTGAACTACGTCAATGTTTCAGTAGGCTTAGTCAGTAACTGGGTGGTTTGGTTTAGTCAGAAACCAGACTGCTGTTTGGCATAGTCAGTAACTGAACTATGTTGCTGTAGGTCGTCAAACCAGACAGTGGTTTGGACTGCAGTAATTGGACTgcagtttggttttgtcagtAACCGGACTGCGATTAGATTAGATAGTCAGTAGGCTAACTGGACTGTTTTGGTTGAGAAGTGTAGTTAGCGAGactttattttgttttcatatcaaattcTGAATATGAGAGAAGCATTTAGGCCTATTTTCAGGATTTGACTTGTTCACTTTGATAACTAAGACGGGGAGTCAGTATGAAGTCTCTAGTTTTAAGGGAACAAATCTTGTGTTTTATATTGGAATTATTTTCACACATCATTGTTGATAACTGTTTTAGTAGGTCCTGTGTTTTAGTAGGGCTGGTGTTTTAGAAGGTTCCACATTTTAGTAGGTCCTGTGCTTCAGTAGGTCCTGTGTATCAGTAGGTCCTTTGCTTCACCTTTCCTTTGCTTTGTGTTCTACAGTGGAACTTCATTACAGTGAAGTTCACGGGACCAGATAATATGTTCGTCataaccgatagtttgttAGGCCCCTATAtgatccagtatgaaattagttaaacctttttacttgggacgaaattctatatttgttatatcagATGAATCTTTGTATCTGAGtttgttataacgaggttccactgtggTAGGTTTTGTGTTTTAGTTGGTCCTGTGTTTTAGAAGGGCAGGTGTTTCAGTAAGACCTGTGCTTCAGTTTGTGGTAGATTCAATCCATGTTTAAGTAGGTCGGACATTTTAGTAGGTTCTGTGTTTTAGTTGGTCCTgtgtttttatgtgttgtaggTTCCAAGTTATAATAGGTCCGGGGTTTTAGCAGGTTCTGTATATCATTAGGTAGTAGGTTCCAAGTTATAGTAGGTCCTGTGTTTAAGTAGGTTCTGTGTATCAATTGGTAGTAGGTTCCATGTTTAAGTAGGTACTATGTTTCAGTAGGTCGGGTGTTTTTGTAGGTCCTGTGTTTCAGTACGTTCTGTGTGTCTAAATACAGTAGTACATTCATTGTTTACGTGTATTGTGACATTAGTTCGTTACGCTATTCAGCGTTGTTGGTTAATTGTGTTGCTCATTGCTTCGCATTCTTTTTCTTAACAGCAGTTAATTTTTCTACGAAAACCTGAGtagaatttcattgaaattctcATAGCgtacgatgatgatgataatgatgatgatatggGTGGAGGAAACATTTCCTTTAGGCTATCGTTCGGTATTgattagttttagttgttgTATATCGCGGTAAGATGACTCGTCAGTAGTTACTAGTACATCTATCTATCTtctatctatctgtctgttATTTCTGAAAGTTATACATTCCTGTTTGTTGCTTTATGTTCATCATTCACTAGTAGTATATTCCTACCACACTGCACTCACTGGTGGTGTATTAGGTAAAGAAACATGTTAGTTTCTACATCTCgatctccctccctccctcccttgcTCCCTTCCTCCTTCCCTTGCTCCCTTTCTCCTCCCTTGctcccttcctccctcccttGCTCCCTTCCTCCCTTCCTTGCTCCCTTCCTCCCTTGCTCCTTCCTCCCTTGCTCCCTTCTTCCCTACCTTGCTCCTTTCCTCTCTCCCTTGctcccttcctccctcccttGCTCCCTTGCTCCCTTCCTCCCTctcttcctccctccctccctctgtcTCTATGCATTGACAATTTTTAATATGAAACCTATCATCTTTTCTCCGCTGATACTAAGAATACGGTCGTCCCTATTTTATAAAGCTTTTAATGGAAAACATCTTTTCGCGAGACGCCTTTGTTATATACACTATTAGTGAATTGTGACATGTCGTTTAAAGGGAAGTTTTATCTATTTCAGACACTGCGTTATCTTTGATGATAAGTGTTAACTATCTGATAACGTCTGAAGTTCGAAAAAACCCAAATAACATTTCGAATATTCACTCGCTTTCTATGGCGCGATGAAGCCTTACCAATTTGTTTCTTCGTTGTTGGGGATAAGTTCCCCTAAAATTCTGGGTTTCTGCCCTGAAACCCTAAAATTTCCTACAGATTTTTAAATGTTGTGATTCTTAAGCTATATTTTGACAATATTCCAGCTTTGTGTTTGGAGGGCAACTACTAGTATAGTAAACAAGTGACCTCTAAAATGTCTATGACGAAACCCGTGAAATACCCAAATTTTCGGATAACtgttcaacgattcaaaactCATTAGTTAAAAGCTGAATTATGTTCTCTATTTTTCAGCTCATTTTCAACGCGAAATTCTAACGGACGATACCAGATGAATATAAAACGCCGTGTCGAGAGATAGAACGCTAACGTGTTACCACGACGACTGCGACAATGCCTTCTCTTCCGAAGGCTGGAAGTTTGAAAGATCCGGACGTCGCCGCATTATTCTCAACTGACGACCCCGATAAACATTTTGAGGATTTACGCGAAATCGGTCATGGGAGTTTCGGAGCGGTTTATTATGTGAGTTGAGTCGAAACTTCGGGTTTACCATTCTAAAACCAGTTTTAGTCGATTAACCAGGTTTTATCGCCTGTTGAGTTTCCACTCTGCGGGACTGTGTTTAAAGCCCGCATCAATCCAGAACTGgtcttactgtggcatgtgagaccagtcttaaaacGAGTTTTGGTGGTCAAATTGGCTataaaccaaaatgagcttagactggtttgaaattttaagcCTAAACTGTGCAATTGGCACCTGCGGCCAGTTTCAAAGTTGTTACTTCTaaatattgttttgatttagactggtcttaagttgttagattggctgtagaactaagctggtcttagactggtttgaAATTGTATGCCTTAACTGTGCAACCGGCTCCTTGTTCTATGCCAAAAtgaagccgcgatcacacgcgcatttttggcccgggcccatttggcacccgtttgaacagttgttccgggccgaatttggcccgaccaaaaacgtcggaccaggcctgagccaaat is a window of Tubulanus polymorphus chromosome 2, tnTubPoly1.2, whole genome shotgun sequence DNA encoding:
- the LOC141899979 gene encoding uncharacterized protein LOC141899979 — its product is MDDRLLVTVIFIQAVILLLKTVDGDLTTTSRCQGQYLNLNCGPSAILLFASATYGRTERDTCGAIGKSSCYKDVQLKMKRMCSGRQECHTAVIDEQFDNPCHGEKAELTVTYKCVSEHSVTDQCVNEPVELTSDIGYIVSPHYPFPYQDDIQCNWKLILEQGQHVNLTTYDFELDGRRNARCYDYLAIFDDTKTSYRDNQQKILFMDCGIVNGGYLQSSPGASEVQIQFVSHDKTRSRGFIIEYNVYGREKPKIINPVPGKNIPDESDVENREIDEKNKDNTSHIITPPIISADIPQDEIRPTTTRGDIVQTIMTSTILPIKPEDQELEELNSPSFGIGIIVGVVASLALLLVIAVLAIVFYRRYKYRFNKPATPYYVNESAANQKTLLPDDSTPLNPVPPDEIDKGRTIVMEIQGDRITKLYPGTGRNSNTLTDPPDKPVRLVTLKNQDDSVIYAKPEMNLQRSSLPGGVSLPPGMYDDGYITDALSLNQRQNDPRVQRDSHHDYATIEDAHPYAVSDITHCHNCQTIPRNFPCNPASADPNRQSRKYYDYDQAFSTMGHCSKSPPPPPGPPGAGNSYYSPVGSAPSNNRSNNGDFSTFLQRQQRHSNAGAELSGDIFETNGRQTHKCQV